A stretch of the Thunnus thynnus chromosome 7, fThuThy2.1, whole genome shotgun sequence genome encodes the following:
- the LOC137186760 gene encoding odorant receptor 131-2-like — MADNNSLAGDESVMRKINDRVIIVQVLVSVFLCINFLLITTFFMKDYFYTTMRYILFANTLLSDCLFLIISDILLILNYFHFTIQMWLCLIIYIVLSLHTFVTPFTLTTMTLERYVAICMPLRHAELCSTRSTLQCILIIHSLSSIPCIFILSIFFASATHSFYTQDRICSSHMFMLRGWQGHLRSAISQFYFLIMCITIVFSYVKIMKVAKAASGENKKSTWKGLRTVVLHAFQLLLCLIQLWCPFIESAVLQIDLMLFINIRYFNYITFILAPRCLSPLIYGLRDEMFFHALKYYALCGLYKKQ; from the coding sequence ATGGCTGATAATAACTCATTGGCTGGTGATGAATCTGTAATGCGAAAGATCAATGACCGGGTCATTATAGTTCAGGTGTTGGTGTCAGTTTTCCTTTGCATCAACTTTCTGCTGATCACAACCTTTTTCATGAAGGATTACTTCTACACTACCATGCGCTACATCTTATTTGCTAATACATTACTGTCTGATTGTCTGTTTCTTATCATATCTGATATACTGCTCATTTTGAACTATTTCCATTTTACCATACAGATGTGGTTGTGTCTTATTATATACATTGTTTTGTCTCTGCATACTTTTGTCACACCATTTACTCTGACAACAATGACACTGGAGCGATACGTAGCCATTTGCATGCCCCTGCGACATGCAGAGCTCTGCTCCACACGCAGCACTCTGCAATGCATCCTCATCATTCACAGCCTCAGCTCTATACcttgtatttttattctctCCATCTTCTTTGCATCTGCTACCCACAGCTTCTACACCCAGGACAGAATATGTTCTTCACATATGTTCATGTTGCGGGGTTGGCAGGGTCATCTTAGGTCAGCAATAAGTCAATTCTACTTCTTGATCATGTGCATTACCATTGTTTTCTCttatgttaaaataatgaaagtgGCCAAAGCTGCATCCggagaaaacaaaaagtcaacATGGAAAGGGCTCAGGACAGTGGTTCTTCATGCTTTCCAGCTGCTCCTCTGTCTCATCCAGCTGTGGTGCCCTTTCATAGAATCTGCTGTACTTCAGATTGATTTAATGTTGTTCATCAATATCAGatactttaattacattacttttaTTCTTGCTCCGAGATGTCTGAGTCCTCTCATTTATGGCCTCAGGGATGAAATGTTCTTTCATGCACTGAAATACTATGCTCTCTGTGGCCTGTATAAGAAACAATGA
- the LOC137186884 gene encoding odorant receptor 131-2-like, translated as MAKNSSLVGGESLMRSINYRVILVQILVAVFLCINFLLITTFFMKDFFYKTMRYILFANTLLSDCLILIISNILLIFDYFRATMQIWLCLIFYILSSVYILVTSFTLMAMTLERYVAICLPLRHVELCSTHRVLPCILIIHSLSAIPCIVDLSIFFASATLNFHKQYRVCSVEVFTFQRWQGHIRSSIRQFYFFIMCVTIVFSYFKIMKVAKAASGEDRKSTWKGLRTVVLHAFQLLLCLIQLWCPFIEAAVLQIDFMLYINVRYFTYITFYLAPRCLSPLIYGLRDDKFFLALKYYALCGLYKKYSFHLTN; from the coding sequence atggCTAAAAACAGCtcactggttggtggtgaatcTTTAATGCGAAGTATTAATTACAGAGTCATTTTAGTTCAGATTTTGGTAGCAGTTTTCCTTTGCATCAACTTTCTGCTGATCACAACCTTTTTTATGAAGGATTTCTTCTATAAAACCATGCGCTACATCTTATTTGCTAATACATTACTGTCTGATTGTCTTATCTTGATTATATCAAATATCCTGCTCATCTTTGACTATTTTCGTGCAACCATGCAAATCTGGTTATGtctcattttctacattttgtcATCTGTGTACATTCTAGTCACATCATTTACTCTGATGGCAATGACCCTGGAGCGCTACGTGGCCATTTGCTTGCCCCTGCGGCATGTAGAGCTATGCTCCACACACAGAGTTCTGCCCTGCATCCTCATCATTCACAGCCTCAGCGCTATACCCTGTATTGTGGATCTCTCTATCTTCTTTGCATCAGCCACACTTAACTTCCATAAACAATACAGGGTATGCTCTGTGGAGGTGTTCACGTTTcaacgctggcagggtcatatTAGGTCATCTATACGTCAGTTCTACTTCTTTATCATGTGTGTAACCATTGTGTTctcttattttaaaataatgaaagtgGCCAAAGCTGCATCAGGGGAGGATAGAAAGTCAACATGGAAAGGGCTCAGGACAGTGGTTCTTCATGCTTTCCAGCTGCTCCTCTGTCTCATCCAGCTGTGGTGCCCTTTCATAGAAGCTGCAGTACTTCAGATTGATTTCATGTTATACATTAATGTCAGATACTTTACCTACATAACTTTTTATCTTGCTCCCAGATGTCTTAGTCCTCTCATTTATGGCCTCAGAGATGACAAGTTTTTTCTTGCACTGAAATACTATGCTCTCTGTGGCTTGTACAAGAAATACTCTTTTCATTTGACAAATTAG
- the LOC137186883 gene encoding odorant receptor 131-2-like produces MTNDSSVGGAYWQRYGQVIIVQLLVVIFLYINLLLIVTFFSKDFFYTTMRYILFAVTLLSDSLLLIMSDVLLILTYFRFTMQIGICVIMSIVVILYTFVTPVTLTAMTLERFVAICMPLRHAELCSTRSALQCILIIHGLSSIPCIFIYSFFFASATHGLYTQDKICSVEIFILRNWHDHFRSAISQFYFLIMCITIVFSYVKIMKVAKAASGENKKSTWKGLRTVVLHAFQLLLCLIQLWCPFIESATLQIDSILFVSVRYFTYITFYLAPRCLSPLIYGLRDEMFFHALKYYALCGLYKRQSSDLSCLTN; encoded by the coding sequence ATGACTAATGATTCATCGGTTGGTGGTGCATACTGGCAGCGTTATGGCCAGGTCATTATAGTGCAGCTTCTGGTGGTAATCTTCCTTTACATCAACTTGTTGCTCATAGTAACCTTTTTTTCAAAGGATTTCTTCTACACAACCATGCGCTACATCTTATTTGCTGTTACACTGCTGTCTGATAGCTTGTTATTAATCATGTCTGATGTACTGCTCATTTTGACCTATTTTCGTTTTACCATGCAGATTGGCATATGTGTCATTATGTCTATTGTTGTGATTCTTTACACTTTTGTCACACCAGTTACTCTGACAGCAATGACCCTGGAGCGCTTTGTGGCCATTTGCATGCCCCTGCGGCATGCAGAGCTCTGCTCCACACGCAGCGCTCTGCAGTGCATCCTCATCATTCACGGCCTCAGCTCTATACcctgtatttttatttactcCTTCTTCTTTGCATCTGCTACCCACGGTTTATACACCCAGGACAAAATATGCTCTGTGGAGATTTTCATCTTGCGTAATTGGCACGATCATTTTAGATCAGCTATAAGTCAGTTCTACTTCTTGATCATGTGCATTACCATTGTTTTCTCttatgttaaaataatgaaGGTGGCCAAAGCTGCATCAGGAGAGAACAAAAAGTCAACATGGAAAGGGCTCAGGACAGTGGTTCTTCATGCTTTCCAGCTGCTCCTCTGTCTCATCCAGCTGTGGTGCCCTTTCATAGAATCTGCTACACTTCAGATTGATTCCATATTGTTTGTCAGTGTCAGATACTTTACCTACATTACTTTTTATCTTGCTCCGAGATGTCTGAGTCCTCTCATTTATGGCCTCAGGGATGAAATGTTCTTTCATGCACTGAAATACTATGCTCTCTGTGGCCTGTATAAGAGACAATCATCAGATTTATCTTGCTTGACAAATTAA
- the LOC137186885 gene encoding odorant receptor 131-2-like — protein MAKNSSLVGGESLMRSINYRVILVQILVAVFLCINFLLITTFFMKDFFYKTMRYILFANTLLSDCLILIISNILLIFDYFRATMQIWLCLIFYILSSVYILVTSFTLMAMTLERYVAICLPLRHVELCSTHRVLPCILIIHSLSAIPCIVDLSIFFASATLNFHKQYRVCSVEVFTFQRWQGHLRSAINQFYFFIMFITIVFSYFKIMKVAKAASGENRKSTWKGLRTVILHAFQLLLCLIQLWCPFIEAAVLQIDFMLYINVRYFTYITFYLAPRCLSPLIYGLRDDKFFLALKYYALCGLYKKYSFHLTN, from the coding sequence ATGGCTAAAAACAGCtcactggttggtggtgaatcCTTAATGCGAAGCATTAATTACAGAGTCATTTTAGTTCAGATTTTGGTAGCAGTTTTCCTTTGCATCAACTTTCTGCTGATCACAACCTTTTTTATGAAGGATTTCTTCTATAAAACCATGCGCTACATCTTATTTGCTAATACATTACTGTCTGATTGTCTTATCTTGATTATATCAAATATCCTGCTCATCTTTGACTATTTTCGTGCAACCATGCAAATCTGGTTATGtctcattttctacattttgtcATCTGTGTACATTCTAGTCACATCGTTTACTCTGATGGCAATGACCCTGGAGCGTTACGTGGCTATTTGCTTGCCCCTGCGGCATGTAGAGCTATGCTCCACACACAGAGTTCTGCCCTGCATCCTCATCATTCACAGCCTCAGCGCTATACCCTGTATTGTGGATCTCTCTATCTTCTTTGCATCAGCCACACTTAACTTCCATAAACAATACAGGGTATGCTCTGTGGAGGTGTTCACGTTTcagcgctggcagggtcatctTAGGTCAGCTATAAATCAGTTCTACTTCTTTATCATGTTTATAACCATTGTGTTctcttattttaaaataatgaaggTGGCCAAAGCTGCATCAGGAGAGAATAGAAAGTCAACATGGAAAGGGCTCAGGACAGTTATTCTTCATGCTTTCCAGCTGCTCCTCTGTCTCATCCAGCTGTGGTGCCCTTTCATAGAAGCTGCAGTACTTCAGATTGATTTCATGTTATACATTAATGTCAGATACTTTACCTACATAACTTTTTATCTTGCTCCCAGATGTCTTAGTCCTCTCATTTATGGCCTCAGAGATGACAAGTTTTTTCTTGCACTGAAATACTATGCTCTCTGTGGCTTGTACAAGAAATACTCTTTTCATTTGACAAATTAG